In Streptomyces longhuiensis, the following proteins share a genomic window:
- a CDS encoding 2Fe-2S iron-sulfur cluster-binding protein translates to MTAIPLGVPRRLVEFTLDGQEARVPEGATILDACRAAGKDIPTLCQGDTLTPKNACRVCVVEVEGARTLAPACSRKAEAGMEVRTDTERARHSRKVVLELLASSVNLSTTPRAAEWIKEYEAKPDRFGPDAARVDEEPRVDNDLYVRDYDKCILCYKCVDACGDQWQNTFAISVVGRGFDARIAVEHDAPLTDSACVYCGNCVEVCPTGALSFKSEFDMRAAGTWNEAEQTETTTVCAYCGVGCNLTLHVQDNEIVKVTSPHDNPVTHGNLCIKGRFGYQHVQNRD, encoded by the coding sequence ATGACCGCCATACCGCTGGGAGTGCCGCGCCGCCTCGTCGAGTTCACGCTGGACGGGCAGGAGGCGCGGGTGCCCGAGGGGGCGACGATCCTGGACGCCTGCCGGGCCGCGGGCAAGGACATCCCGACGCTGTGCCAGGGCGACACCCTCACCCCGAAGAACGCGTGCCGGGTCTGCGTCGTCGAGGTCGAGGGCGCCCGCACCCTCGCCCCGGCCTGCTCGCGCAAGGCCGAGGCGGGGATGGAGGTGCGCACGGACACGGAGCGGGCCCGGCACAGCCGCAAGGTCGTCCTCGAACTGCTCGCCTCGTCGGTGAACCTGTCGACGACGCCGCGCGCCGCCGAGTGGATCAAGGAGTACGAGGCGAAGCCCGACCGGTTCGGACCGGACGCGGCGCGGGTGGACGAGGAGCCCCGCGTCGACAACGACCTCTACGTCCGGGACTACGACAAGTGCATCCTCTGCTACAAGTGCGTCGACGCGTGCGGTGACCAGTGGCAGAACACGTTCGCCATCTCGGTCGTGGGGCGCGGCTTCGACGCGAGGATCGCCGTGGAGCACGACGCGCCGCTGACGGACTCGGCGTGCGTGTACTGCGGCAACTGCGTCGAGGTGTGCCCGACGGGCGCGCTGTCCTTCAAGTCGGAGTTCGACATGCGGGCGGCGGGGACCTGGAACGAGGCGGAGCAGACGGAGACGACGACGGTGTGCGCGTACTGCGGAGTGGGCTGCAACCTCACGCTCCATGTGCAGGACAACGAGATCGTCAAGGTCACCTCGCCGCACGACAACCCGGTGACCCACGGCAACCTCTGCATCAAGGGCCGCTTCGGCTATCAGCACGTACAGAACCGGGACTGA
- a CDS encoding exo-alpha-sialidase gives MSSSLRVRLRSLGTSVVALLAVAAGAVLPAHAAEPAGAARAARAAAPQPPFEQQILFKASQDPGYACYRIPAVVKTKQGTLLAFAEGRTNDCSDAGDIDIVVKRSEDGGRTWSPLQVVNEGAGDTHGNPAPVVDLRTGRILLAETYNTGRTDGKNCDVPCDRTPHLQYSDDDGRTWSAPRDLSEEILPKDWNSWYATGPVHGIQLTQGRHRGRLVFTVNAETWNGSRVTANHAALMVSDDGGRHWRVGAKDSWPIADDGTFRQKPSEMTVAELPGGALYVSGREQDGTDLGHRTHTWSRDGGDSFTRRFTALPDLYTPQVQGSVLRTGNRLLLACPGDPDRRRTMTVRSSYDGGRTWDSFDRSTVVTTDWSGYSDLVQATRDRVGLMYEGGAVDARDEIRFARFTEDWLTPRRGADPTTEDRARHARDAAVLGGASPTAGRFGGALSFDGKDDAVRLPYSDRLPLGTKDFTVSLWFRYSATTGEQPLLWMGGIGTTQPQVWLRAEPASNRITGLITTRDGAAAPRTASVRTTAAYNDGQWHRVVLRRGGGQLTLTVDGTSVGTPDVPGSVSRNSPFGVHVGERMDSRAHFTGAIDEVRVQDRALSDEELSTPLTTVTPDTVVWLPMDRVRGGH, from the coding sequence ATGTCGTCAAGTCTCCGCGTACGTCTGAGATCCCTGGGCACATCCGTCGTCGCGCTGCTCGCCGTCGCCGCCGGAGCCGTACTGCCCGCGCACGCCGCCGAACCGGCCGGCGCGGCGCGGGCGGCCCGGGCGGCCGCGCCGCAGCCGCCGTTCGAGCAGCAGATCCTCTTCAAGGCTTCCCAGGATCCCGGGTACGCCTGCTACCGCATTCCCGCCGTGGTGAAGACGAAGCAGGGGACACTGCTCGCCTTCGCCGAGGGGCGGACGAACGACTGTTCCGACGCGGGCGACATAGACATCGTCGTCAAGCGGTCCGAGGACGGCGGCCGCACCTGGAGCCCGCTCCAGGTCGTCAACGAGGGCGCCGGTGACACACACGGCAACCCCGCCCCCGTGGTCGACCTCAGGACGGGCCGCATCCTGCTCGCGGAGACGTACAACACCGGCCGCACGGACGGGAAGAACTGCGACGTGCCGTGCGACCGCACCCCGCACCTCCAGTACAGCGACGACGACGGCCGCACCTGGTCGGCGCCGCGCGACCTGAGCGAGGAGATCCTGCCGAAGGACTGGAACTCCTGGTACGCGACCGGGCCCGTGCACGGCATCCAGCTCACCCAGGGGCGCCACCGCGGACGGCTCGTCTTCACCGTCAACGCCGAGACCTGGAACGGCAGCCGCGTCACCGCGAACCACGCCGCGCTCATGGTCAGCGACGACGGCGGCAGGCACTGGCGGGTCGGCGCGAAGGACTCCTGGCCGATCGCGGACGACGGCACCTTCCGGCAGAAGCCGTCCGAGATGACGGTGGCCGAACTGCCCGGCGGCGCCCTGTACGTGTCCGGGCGCGAGCAGGACGGCACCGACCTCGGCCACCGCACGCACACGTGGAGCCGGGACGGCGGCGACTCGTTCACGCGGCGCTTCACGGCGCTCCCCGACCTCTACACCCCGCAGGTGCAGGGTTCGGTCCTGCGCACCGGCAACCGGCTCCTGCTGGCCTGCCCCGGCGACCCCGACCGGCGCCGGACCATGACCGTCCGTTCCTCGTACGACGGCGGGCGGACCTGGGACAGCTTCGACCGCTCGACCGTGGTGACGACCGACTGGTCCGGCTACTCGGACCTCGTGCAGGCGACCCGCGACCGGGTGGGCCTCATGTACGAGGGCGGCGCGGTCGACGCCCGCGACGAGATCCGCTTCGCGCGCTTCACCGAGGACTGGCTGACGCCGCGCCGCGGCGCCGACCCGACGACGGAGGACCGGGCCCGCCACGCGCGGGACGCGGCCGTGCTCGGCGGCGCCTCCCCGACCGCCGGCCGCTTCGGCGGGGCGCTCTCCTTCGACGGCAAGGACGACGCCGTACGGCTCCCGTACAGCGACCGGCTGCCGCTCGGCACGAAGGACTTCACCGTGTCGCTGTGGTTCCGCTACTCCGCCACGACCGGCGAGCAGCCCCTGCTGTGGATGGGCGGCATCGGCACCACGCAGCCGCAGGTGTGGCTGCGCGCCGAGCCGGCGAGCAACCGCATCACGGGCCTGATCACCACGCGGGACGGAGCCGCGGCCCCGCGAACGGCCTCGGTGCGCACCACCGCCGCGTACAACGACGGCCAGTGGCACCGTGTCGTACTGCGGCGCGGCGGCGGACAGCTGACGCTCACCGTCGACGGCACCTCGGTCGGTACGCCCGACGTCCCGGGCTCCGTCAGCCGTAACTCGCCGTTCGGCGTGCACGTGGGCGAGCGGATGGACAGCCGGGCGCACTTCACCGGCGCGATCGACGAAGTCCGCGTCCAGGACCGGGCGTTGAGCGACGAGGAGCTCAGCACCCCGCTCACCACTGTGACCCCGGACACCGTCGTGTGGCTGCCCATGGACCGCGTGCGCGGCGGCCACTAG
- a CDS encoding NAD(P)H-dependent oxidoreductase subunit E has translation MDLHFGDSKPTDEEREAVDALLGPPGSAWETAFGDAAVRSDADLRWARGGRAARERRDLLLPGLHAVNDRVGWISEGALDYLCRRLTVPPAEAYGVATFYSMFSVKPRPATVLHVCTDVACAAKGSAELCAGVEGRLGPGSGVSVERSPCLGLCERAPAALVVRAGAASGPDAAAGGGSGAAVGGGSGAAVGAGHGSVAEKPYATAVIAPATPEAAVLAASAPEAAEPEPAASLAVPQAGQPGLTLLRRIGVVDPASLDDYRSHGGYTALRRAFELGPAGVIREVTDAGLVGRGGAAFPTGVKWKATASQPDHPHHLVCNADESEPGTFKDRVLMEGDPYSLIEAMTIAGYAVGAHKGYLYLRGEYPRALQLLGNAIEQARARGLLGDDVLGQGYAFDIEIRRGAGAYICGEETALFNSIEGYRGEPRSKPPFPVEKGLFGKPTAENNVETLVNVLPILTMGAEAYAAIGTEKSTGPKLFCVSGSVERPGIYELPFGATLGELLGLAGKPENLRAVLLGGAAGGFVRADEMDIPLTFEGTRAAGTTLGSGVVLAIDDTVPLPRILLRIAEFFRDESCGQCVPCRVGTVRQEEALHRIAERTGAAAAGDIALLREVGRAMRDASICGLGQTAWNAVESAIDRLGAYE, from the coding sequence ATGGATCTGCACTTCGGTGACAGCAAGCCCACCGACGAGGAACGCGAGGCGGTGGACGCGCTGCTCGGGCCGCCCGGGTCGGCGTGGGAAACGGCCTTCGGTGACGCGGCGGTCCGTTCGGACGCCGATCTGCGCTGGGCACGCGGCGGCCGTGCGGCGCGGGAGCGGCGGGACCTGCTGTTGCCGGGGCTGCACGCGGTCAACGACCGGGTCGGCTGGATCAGCGAGGGCGCCCTCGACTACCTGTGCCGGCGGCTGACGGTGCCGCCGGCGGAGGCGTACGGGGTGGCGACGTTCTACTCGATGTTCTCGGTGAAACCACGCCCGGCGACCGTATTGCACGTGTGCACGGACGTGGCGTGCGCGGCGAAGGGATCGGCGGAGCTGTGCGCGGGGGTGGAGGGGCGCCTCGGGCCGGGGAGCGGGGTGTCCGTGGAGCGGAGCCCGTGCCTCGGGTTGTGCGAACGGGCGCCCGCGGCACTGGTGGTGCGGGCGGGGGCCGCTTCGGGTCCGGATGCGGCGGCGGGTGGGGGTTCGGGTGCGGCGGTCGGTGGGGGTTCGGGTGCGGCGGTCGGTGCGGGTCATGGATCCGTGGCCGAGAAGCCGTACGCGACCGCCGTCATAGCCCCCGCCACCCCCGAGGCCGCCGTCCTCGCCGCCTCCGCCCCCGAGGCCGCCGAGCCCGAACCGGCCGCCTCCCTCGCCGTCCCGCAGGCCGGGCAGCCCGGCCTCACCCTGCTGCGCCGCATCGGCGTCGTGGACCCCGCCTCGCTCGACGACTACCGGTCCCACGGCGGATACACCGCCCTGCGCCGGGCGTTCGAGCTCGGGCCCGCCGGGGTCATCCGTGAGGTGACCGACGCGGGCCTCGTCGGGCGCGGCGGGGCGGCCTTCCCCACCGGTGTGAAGTGGAAGGCCACCGCCTCGCAGCCCGACCATCCGCACCATCTGGTGTGCAACGCCGACGAGTCCGAGCCCGGCACCTTCAAGGACCGGGTCCTGATGGAAGGGGACCCGTACTCCCTCATCGAGGCCATGACGATCGCCGGGTACGCGGTCGGCGCTCACAAGGGGTACCTGTATCTGCGGGGTGAATATCCGCGCGCGCTGCAGCTGTTGGGCAACGCGATCGAGCAGGCACGCGCCCGCGGGCTGCTCGGTGACGACGTGCTCGGTCAGGGCTACGCCTTCGACATCGAGATCCGGCGGGGCGCGGGCGCGTACATCTGCGGCGAGGAGACCGCGCTCTTCAACTCCATCGAGGGCTATCGCGGCGAGCCCCGCTCCAAACCTCCCTTCCCCGTGGAGAAGGGCCTGTTCGGGAAGCCGACGGCCGAGAACAACGTCGAGACGCTCGTGAACGTGCTGCCGATCCTGACCATGGGCGCCGAGGCGTACGCGGCGATCGGCACGGAGAAGTCGACCGGACCGAAGCTGTTCTGCGTGTCCGGGAGCGTCGAGCGGCCCGGTATCTACGAGCTGCCGTTCGGCGCGACGCTCGGCGAACTGCTCGGCCTGGCGGGGAAGCCGGAGAATCTGCGGGCCGTGCTGCTCGGCGGCGCCGCGGGTGGTTTCGTGCGCGCCGACGAGATGGACATCCCGCTCACGTTCGAGGGGACGCGCGCGGCCGGCACGACGCTCGGCTCGGGTGTCGTCCTCGCCATCGACGACACCGTGCCGTTGCCGCGCATCCTGCTGCGCATCGCCGAGTTCTTCCGGGACGAGTCGTGCGGGCAGTGTGTGCCGTGCCGGGTGGGCACGGTGCGGCAGGAGGAGGCGCTGCACCGGATCGCCGAACGGACGGGCGCGGCGGCCGCCGGTGACATCGCGCTGCTCAGGGAGGTGGGGCGGGCCATGCGGGACGCCTCGATCTGCGGTCTGGGGCAGACCGCGTGGAACGCCGTGGAATCCGCCATCGACCGCCTGGGGGCGTACGAATGA
- a CDS encoding MarR family winged helix-turn-helix transcriptional regulator, translated as MPENPPALGAIRTLPSWRLGRAAERGRGLVAEALAREGLKMWHHVVLCAVTDLQPVAQADLVRSVSLDPKDMVGVLNDLQDAGLVVRTPDPKDRRKNAVTVTDKGSATLRRCAAAAEDANAALLAPLSARERAAFLDMLGRISGEPGT; from the coding sequence ATGCCCGAGAACCCGCCCGCCCTGGGCGCCATCCGCACCCTCCCCAGCTGGCGCCTCGGCCGCGCCGCGGAGCGCGGGCGCGGCCTCGTCGCCGAAGCGCTCGCCCGCGAGGGCCTGAAGATGTGGCACCACGTGGTCCTGTGCGCGGTGACGGACCTGCAACCCGTGGCCCAGGCCGACCTGGTGCGCAGTGTCTCGCTCGACCCCAAGGACATGGTCGGCGTCCTGAACGACCTCCAGGACGCGGGGCTCGTCGTCCGCACCCCCGACCCGAAGGACCGCCGCAAGAACGCCGTCACGGTCACGGACAAGGGCAGCGCGACGCTACGGCGGTGCGCCGCCGCCGCCGAGGACGCCAACGCCGCGCTCCTGGCGCCGCTTTCGGCCAGGGAGCGCGCCGCGTTCCTGGACATGCTGGGGCGGATATCCGGCGAGCCGGGCACGTAG
- a CDS encoding bile acid:sodium symporter family protein: MPVDPYILALIGTVGLAALLPARGGAADVASGASTTAVAFLFFLYGARLSTREALDGLRHWRLHVTVLAATFVVFPLLGLAARGLVPVVLTPSLYDGLLFLTLVPSTIQSSIAFTSMARGNVPAAICAGSFSSLAGIVVTPLLAAGLLGNSGGGFSADSLVKIVLQLLVPFLAGQFLRRWVGPFITRHKKVLGYVDRGSILLVVYTAFSEGMVQGIWHQVSAVRLGGLLVVEAVLLTVMLAVTWYGGKALGFGREDSIAIQFAGSKKSLAAGLPMASVLFGAHASLAVLPLMLFHQMQLMVCAVIAKRRARDPLEQVSAAEERAAEPRTAAGTATRSG; the protein is encoded by the coding sequence ATGCCGGTCGACCCCTACATCCTGGCGCTCATAGGGACGGTGGGCCTCGCGGCGCTCCTGCCCGCGCGCGGTGGTGCGGCCGACGTCGCGTCCGGCGCCTCGACCACCGCCGTCGCGTTCCTCTTCTTCCTCTACGGGGCGCGCCTGTCGACCCGCGAGGCGCTCGACGGACTCAGGCACTGGCGGCTCCATGTGACCGTCCTCGCCGCCACGTTCGTCGTCTTCCCGCTCCTCGGCCTCGCGGCCCGTGGCCTCGTCCCCGTGGTCCTCACGCCGTCCCTCTACGACGGCCTGCTCTTCCTCACCCTCGTGCCTTCGACGATCCAGTCGTCGATCGCCTTCACCTCCATGGCCCGCGGCAACGTGCCCGCGGCGATCTGCGCGGGCTCCTTCTCCTCGCTGGCCGGCATCGTCGTCACCCCGCTGCTCGCGGCGGGCCTGCTCGGCAACAGCGGCGGCGGGTTCTCCGCGGACTCCCTCGTCAAGATCGTGCTGCAACTGCTCGTGCCGTTCCTCGCCGGGCAGTTCCTGCGCCGCTGGGTCGGCCCCTTCATCACGCGGCACAAGAAGGTCCTGGGCTACGTCGACCGCGGCTCGATCCTGCTCGTCGTCTACACCGCGTTCAGCGAGGGCATGGTCCAGGGCATCTGGCACCAGGTCAGCGCGGTGCGCCTGGGCGGGCTCCTCGTCGTCGAGGCGGTACTGCTCACCGTGATGCTGGCGGTCACCTGGTACGGCGGCAAGGCGCTCGGCTTCGGGCGCGAGGACAGTATCGCGATCCAGTTCGCCGGGTCGAAGAAGTCCCTGGCGGCCGGACTGCCCATGGCGAGCGTCCTGTTCGGGGCGCACGCGTCCCTCGCCGTACTGCCGCTGATGCTGTTCCACCAGATGCAGCTGATGGTGTGCGCCGTGATCGCCAAGCGCCGGGCGCGCGACCCGCTGGAGCAGGTCAGCGCGGCGGAGGAGCGAGCCGCAGAGCCACGAACCGCGGCCGGTACAGCGACACGTTCCGGCTGA
- a CDS encoding quinone oxidoreductase family protein, whose translation MRRVRYEHSGGPDVLFLEDAPVPEPGPGELLVRTEAIGVTLPVVRKVREPREPIALGGEIAGTVAASGPGVTEYTPGDRVTGLVFGHGYADYALLHVAMASPVPDGAGATDAVALVRSGLVAYGALQAARPEPGEAALVTAAASGVGHLALQLAASSGASRVTGAVSGPGKAEFVRGLGADDVVLYGDETWGEPVDYVLDAVGGGLLTPGLKALAPHGRLVAYSSGGGTVEAYDLLVGAKSVIGFQMALIARGKPETYERWRKELWRLFFEGTLRPVVHAEFALEDAARAHEAIEGRANLGKVVLIP comes from the coding sequence ATGCGGCGCGTCCGGTACGAACACAGCGGTGGCCCCGACGTCCTGTTCCTGGAAGACGCGCCCGTCCCCGAGCCGGGACCCGGTGAACTCCTCGTCCGCACCGAGGCGATCGGCGTCACGCTGCCCGTCGTCCGCAAGGTGCGGGAGCCGCGCGAACCCATCGCTCTGGGCGGCGAGATCGCCGGTACGGTGGCGGCCTCGGGTCCCGGCGTGACGGAGTACACCCCTGGCGACCGCGTCACCGGCCTCGTCTTCGGGCACGGCTACGCCGACTACGCGCTCCTGCACGTCGCCATGGCGTCACCCGTGCCCGACGGCGCGGGCGCCACCGACGCGGTGGCCCTGGTCCGCAGCGGGCTCGTGGCGTACGGAGCGTTGCAGGCCGCACGTCCCGAGCCGGGCGAGGCGGCGCTCGTCACGGCGGCGGCGAGCGGGGTCGGCCATCTGGCCCTGCAACTCGCGGCATCGAGCGGGGCATCCCGGGTCACAGGTGCGGTGTCGGGGCCCGGCAAGGCGGAGTTCGTCCGCGGACTCGGCGCCGACGACGTGGTGCTCTACGGCGACGAGACCTGGGGCGAGCCGGTCGACTATGTCCTGGACGCGGTGGGCGGCGGGCTGCTGACGCCGGGCCTGAAGGCGCTCGCGCCGCACGGGCGGCTCGTGGCGTACAGCTCGGGCGGCGGCACCGTCGAGGCGTACGACCTGCTCGTGGGCGCCAAGTCCGTGATCGGTTTCCAGATGGCGCTCATCGCGCGCGGGAAGCCCGAGACGTACGAACGGTGGCGCAAAGAGCTGTGGCGGCTGTTCTTCGAGGGGACTCTGCGGCCCGTGGTGCACGCGGAGTTCGCCCTGGAGGACGCGGCACGGGCCCACGAGGCCATCGAGGGGCGAGCCAATCTCGGCAAGGTCGTCCTGATCCCCTGA
- a CDS encoding LysR substrate-binding domain-containing protein, whose translation MYDPSQLRTFLAVAQTLSFTQAARRLGLRQSTVSQHVRRLEDATGRTLFTRDTHTVELTEDGEAMLGFARRILEVHEQASAFFTGTRLRGRLRFGASEDFVLTRLTEILEAFRHDHPEVDLELTVELSGTLHEQLDAGKLDLVLAKRRPEDPRGESVWHDRLVWIGAERLRLDPDRPVPLIVYPPPGISRALALEALERHGRAWRVACTSGSLNGLIAAARAGLGVMAHARGLIPPGLVRVPERAGLPELGEVDFVLLHGPRHGRAQGEAAQALAQAILDGGDRLHRNR comes from the coding sequence ATGTACGACCCCTCGCAGCTGCGCACGTTTCTCGCGGTGGCCCAGACGCTGAGCTTCACGCAGGCCGCCCGGCGCCTCGGCCTGCGCCAGTCCACGGTCAGCCAGCATGTGCGCCGCCTGGAGGACGCCACGGGCCGGACCCTGTTCACCCGGGACACGCACACCGTCGAGCTCACGGAGGACGGTGAGGCGATGCTCGGCTTCGCGCGCCGGATCCTGGAGGTGCACGAGCAGGCGTCGGCGTTCTTCACGGGTACGCGACTGCGCGGCCGGCTGCGCTTCGGGGCCTCGGAGGACTTCGTCCTGACCCGGCTGACCGAGATCCTGGAGGCGTTCCGGCACGACCACCCCGAGGTGGACCTGGAACTGACGGTCGAGCTGTCCGGGACGCTGCACGAGCAGCTCGACGCGGGCAAGCTCGACCTGGTCCTCGCCAAGCGGCGGCCGGAGGATCCGCGCGGCGAGTCCGTGTGGCACGACCGGCTGGTGTGGATCGGCGCGGAGCGGCTGCGCCTGGATCCGGACCGTCCGGTGCCGCTCATCGTGTACCCGCCGCCGGGCATCTCGCGGGCCCTCGCCCTCGAAGCCCTGGAGCGGCACGGCCGCGCCTGGCGCGTGGCCTGCACCAGCGGCAGCCTCAACGGCCTGATCGCGGCGGCCAGGGCGGGCCTCGGCGTGATGGCGCACGCGCGCGGCCTGATCCCGCCCGGCCTGGTCCGCGTACCGGAGCGGGCCGGGCTGCCGGAGCTGGGCGAGGTGGACTTCGTGCTGCTGCACGGGCCGCGGCACGGCCGCGCGCAGGGCGAGGCGGCGCAGGCGCTGGCCCAGGCGATCCTCGACGGGGGCGACCGGCTGCACCGCAACCGCTAG
- the fdhD gene encoding formate dehydrogenase accessory sulfurtransferase FdhD, whose translation MGRVTERRKVLRIRDEQVSSRPDTLVAEEPLEIRLNGKPLAITMRTPGDDFALAAGFLVSEGVLGATEELQSIVYCAGATMGVPPGPSGSGGGSNTYNVVDVRTAPGVVIPDITLERNVYTTSSCGLCGKASLDAVRTTTRFAIDDTPPVRIEPSLLASLPDRLREAQRVFDRTGGLHAAALFSEAGELLDIREDVGRHNAVDKLVGRALQNGGLPLSRAILLVSGRASFELAQKAVMAGIPVLAAVSAPSSLAVDLAAETGLTLVGFLRGPNMNVYAGEHRIALRAAAAQG comes from the coding sequence ATGGGACGAGTCACGGAACGACGCAAGGTGCTCCGCATCCGGGACGAGCAGGTCTCCAGCAGGCCCGACACGCTCGTCGCCGAGGAGCCCCTGGAGATCCGGCTCAACGGCAAGCCCCTCGCCATCACGATGCGCACCCCGGGCGACGACTTCGCGCTCGCGGCGGGGTTCCTGGTCAGCGAGGGTGTCCTCGGCGCGACGGAGGAACTCCAGAGCATCGTGTACTGCGCGGGGGCGACGATGGGGGTCCCCCCAGGCCCTTCAGGCTCCGGGGGAGGATCCAACACCTACAACGTCGTCGACGTGCGCACCGCTCCCGGTGTGGTGATCCCCGACATCACGCTCGAACGCAACGTGTACACGACCTCGTCGTGCGGCCTGTGCGGGAAGGCGAGCCTGGACGCGGTCCGTACGACGACGCGGTTCGCGATCGACGACACTCCCCCGGTCCGGATCGAGCCCTCGCTCCTGGCGAGCCTCCCCGACCGGCTGCGCGAGGCCCAGCGGGTCTTCGACCGGACCGGGGGTCTGCACGCCGCGGCGCTGTTCTCGGAGGCCGGGGAACTGCTCGACATCCGTGAGGACGTGGGCCGGCACAACGCGGTGGACAAGCTCGTCGGGCGCGCCCTGCAGAACGGCGGCCTTCCGCTGTCGCGGGCGATCCTGCTCGTCTCGGGCCGCGCCTCCTTCGAGCTCGCGCAGAAGGCGGTGATGGCGGGCATCCCGGTCCTCGCGGCCGTGTCCGCGCCGTCGTCGCTCGCGGTCGACCTGGCCGCCGAGACCGGCCTCACGCTGGTCGGCTTCCTGCGCGGGCCCAACATGAACGTGTACGCGGGAGAACACCGCATCGCCCTGCGGGCCGCGGCCGCCCAGGGCTGA